Proteins encoded in a region of the Deltaproteobacteria bacterium genome:
- a CDS encoding glutathione S-transferase family protein, with the protein MKLRLYDWAPSPFCLKVRAILDYKGLAYERVPLLSQGGRHLLGIRRRGRVGKVPALEVDGRLVVDSTDIAEELERLAPEPTIYPAGPRERALSHAIEEWADESLYFVGLYYQWIEPAGSRAAAEFFRRSVTGTAVHLLLRRRIEGQVVAQGTARKPPEHVARDLERHLDALAALTSPGPFLFGEAPMLSDFALLGQLTYLSRTPRGGPPLARRKEVAAYLERFKPLRRASTGIP; encoded by the coding sequence ATGAAGCTCCGCCTCTACGACTGGGCTCCTTCCCCGTTCTGTCTGAAGGTCCGCGCCATCCTCGACTACAAGGGGCTCGCCTACGAGCGCGTCCCCCTGTTGTCGCAAGGCGGGCGCCACCTCCTCGGCATCCGCCGCCGCGGCCGCGTGGGCAAGGTCCCCGCGCTCGAGGTGGACGGGCGCCTGGTGGTGGACAGCACCGACATCGCCGAGGAGCTCGAACGTCTCGCTCCCGAGCCGACGATCTATCCGGCCGGGCCGCGCGAACGCGCTCTCTCGCACGCGATCGAGGAGTGGGCCGACGAGTCGCTCTACTTCGTGGGGCTCTATTACCAGTGGATCGAGCCGGCGGGGTCGCGCGCGGCAGCCGAGTTCTTCCGGCGCTCCGTGACCGGCACCGCCGTGCATCTCTTGCTGCGGCGCCGCATCGAAGGACAGGTAGTGGCCCAGGGCACCGCGCGCAAGCCACCCGAGCACGTCGCGCGCGACCTCGAGCGGCACCTGGACGCGCTGGCCGCGCTCACCTCTCCGGGGCCCTTTCTCTTCGGGGAAGCGCCGATGCTGTCGGACTTCGCGCTCCTCGGCCAGCTCACCTATCTGTCACGCACACCGAGGGGCGGACCGCCGCTCGCACGGCGGAAAGAGGTGGCCGCGTACCTCGAGCGCTTCAAGCCGCTCCGGCGCGCCTCGACCGGCATCCCGTAG